One segment of Urocitellus parryii isolate mUroPar1 chromosome 5, mUroPar1.hap1, whole genome shotgun sequence DNA contains the following:
- the Bnip3 gene encoding BCL2/adenovirus E1B 19 kDa protein-interacting protein 3 produces the protein MSQSGAPGMQEETLQGSWVELHFSNGNGSGVPASVSIYNGDMEKILLDAQHESGRSSSKSSHCDSPPRSQTPQENTRASETDAHSIGEKNSSQSEEDYLERRKEVESILKKNSDWIWDWSSRPENIPPKEFLFRHPKRTATLSMRNTSVMKKGGIFSAEFLKVFLPSLLLSHLLAIGLGIYIGRRLTTSTSTF, from the exons ATGTCGCAGAGCGGAGCCCCCGGGATGCAGGAGGAGACCCTTCAGG GCTCCTGGGTGGAGCTGCACTTCAGCAACGGGAATGGGAGCGGTGTTCCAGCCTCAGTATCTATTTATAATGGTGACATGGAAAAAATACTGCTGGACGCCCAGCACGAATCTGGACGGAGTAGTTCCAAGAGCTCTCACTGTGACAG CCCACCGCGCTCACAGACGCCACAAGAAAACACGAGAGCTTCAGAAACAGATGCCCACAGCATCGGTGAGAAGAACAGCTCTCAG TCCGAGGAAGATTATcttgagagaaggaaagaggtcGAAAGCATCTTAAAGAAAAACTCAGACTGGATATGGGATTGGTCAAGTCGGCCAGAAAACATCCCCCCCAA GGAGTTCCTCTTCCGACACCCCAAGCGCACGGCCACGCTCAGCATGAGAAACACCAGTGTCATGAAGAAGGGGGGCATCTTCTCGGCAGAGTTCCTCAAGGTCTTTCTTCCGTCTCTGCTGCTGTCCCATCTCCTGGCCATTGGATTGGG
- the LOC144255111 gene encoding uncharacterized protein LOC144255111 has translation MAPEEGSTAGRPRGRAARRGGCARVSRGRGVAGLRPATGPGPRPASSPCCLPCRFFSPGDSRTRGGAAGGPEPRSPNRRPGLGPPLQPAGDGAEWGPPPRQHQRRALESSTLVSRETGGKCERGRGRGHPSPRGLCLCNEKGGFPTIPTSAPSVKTSWSEPSVLEGEEEPQTCLLTPVCERGAPDLLAHACVRERSPRPACTRLCAREEPQTCLLTPVCERGAPDLLAHACVRERSPRPACSRLCAREEPQTCCTRLCAREEPQTCLHTPVCERGAPDLLAHACVRERSPRPACSRLCAREEPQTCLHTPVCERGAPDLLAHACVRERSPRPACTRLCAREEPQTCLHTPVCERGAPDLLAHACVRERSPRPACTRLCAREEPQTCLLTPVCERGAPDLLHTPVCERGAPDLLAHACVRERSPRPACTRLCAREEPQTCLHTPVCERGAPDLLAHACVRERSPRPACSRLCAREEPQTCLHTPVCERGAPDLLAHACVRERSPRPACTRLCVKKPVRHPQSPLIWPQTPGRLSSPDKKERQEDQSGDHQTRPRVNDVTEKSSGS, from the exons ATGGCGCCGGAGGAGGGCTCCACAGCGGG GCGGCCGAGAGGTCGGGCCGCCCGGCGCGGGGGCTGTGCTCGCGTCTCCCGCGGGCGAGGAGTCGCGGGGCTGCGGCCGGCCACCGGGCCCGGCCCACGCCCTGCCTCGTCGCCCTGCTGCCTCCCGTGCAGGTTTTTCTCCCCCGGGGACAGCCGTACGCGTGGCGGTGCGGCGGGCGGCCCGGAGCCGCGCTCCCCGAACCGTCGGCCTGGGCTGGGGCCGCCGCTGCAGCCAGCAGGGGACGGAGCCGAGTGGGGACCGCCCCCAAGACAGCACCAGAGGAGGGCCCTGGAGTCCTCCACGCTCGTCTCCCGGGAGACGGGTGGCAAGTGCGAGCGAGGGCGGGGGAGAGGTCATCCCAGCCCACGGGGTCTTTGCCTTTGTAATGAAAAAGGAGGTTTCCCTACAATCCCGACCTCAGCGCCCTCAGTGAAGACTTCCTGGAGTGAGCCTAGCGTCctagagggagaggaggagcccCAGACCTGCTTGCTTACGCCTGTGTGCGAGAGAGGAGCCCCAGACCTGCTTGCTCACGCCTGTGTGCGAGAGAGGAGCCCCAGACCTGCTTGCACACGCCTGTGTGCGAGAGAGGAGCCCCAGACCTGCTTGCTCACGCCTGTGTGCGAGAGAGGAGCCCCAGACCTGCTTGCACACGCCTGTGTGCGAGAGAGGAGCCCCAGACCTGCTTGCTCACGCCTGTGTGCGAGAGAGGAGCCCCAGACCTGCTGCACACGCCTGTGTGCGAGAGAGGAGCCCCAGACCTGCTTGCACACGCCTGTGTGCGAGAGAGGAGCCCCAGACCTGCTTGCTCACGCCTGTGTGCGAGAGAGGAGCCCCAGACCTGCTTGCTCACGCCTGTGTGCGAGAGAGGAGCCCCAGACCTGCTTGCACACGCCTGTGTGCGAGAGAGGAGCCCCAGACCTGCTTGCTCACGCCTGTGTGCGAGAGAGGAGCCCCAGACCTGCTTGCACACGCCTGTGTGCGAGAGAGGAGCCCCAGACCTGCTTGCACACGCCTGTGTGCGAGAGAGGAGCCCCAGACCTGCTTGCACACGCCTGTGTGCGAGAGAGGAGCCCCAGACCTGCTTGCACACGCCTGTGTGCGAGAGAGGAGCCCCAGACCTGCTTGCTCACGCCTGTGTGCGAGAGAGGAGCCCCAGACCTGCTGCACACGCCTGTGTGCGAGAGAGGAGCCCCAGACCTGCTTGCACACGCCTGTGTGCGAGAGAGGAGCCCCAGACCTGCTTGCACACGCCTGTGTGCGAGAGAGGAGCCCCAGACCTGCTTGCACACGCCTGTGTGCGAGAGAGGAGCCCCAGACCTGCTTGCACACGCCTGTGTGCGAGAGAGGAGCCCCAGACCTGCTTGCTCACGCCTGTGTGCGAGAGAGGAGCCCCAGACCTGCTTGCACACGCCTGTGTGCGAGAGAGGAGCCCCAGACCTGCTTGCTCACGCCTGTGTGCGAGAGAGGAGCCCCAGACCTGCTTGCACACGCCTGTGTGTGAAAAAACCTGTCC gacacccacagagccctctaATATGGCCTCAAACCCCAGGCAGGCTGTCCTCGCCTGATAAGAaggaaaggcaagaagatcagagtggagaccaccagaccagacccagggtaaatgatgtcactgagaaatccagtggtagctga